The proteins below are encoded in one region of Sminthopsis crassicaudata isolate SCR6 chromosome 1, ASM4859323v1, whole genome shotgun sequence:
- the TIMM21 gene encoding mitochondrial import inner membrane translocase subunit Tim21, translating to MISASLLRAIQCTEKLHSYPGKRLFLLQLVPLNKAYVKTWPCLRWGLGEPREVVLPPRRILRVPQKAIWTQGNRHPRAEEDGSKQVSVQKSQRGEPAVSVSQRVKEAGRDFTYLIIVLIGISVTGGLFYVIFKELFSASSPNKIFGRALEKCRCHPEVISVFGHNIKGYGESTRRGRRQHVSYVEYVKDGLSYMRLKFYIEGSVPGKHGTVHLEMKENPESGQYEFRYIFVDVDVFPKRTIIIEDNRS from the exons ATGATTTCTGCGTCTTTACTTCGAGCTATTCAGTGCACAGAAAAGTTGCACAGTTATCCTGGGAAGCGACTGTTTTTGCTCCAGTTGGTCCCCCTTAACAAAGCCTATGTTAAGACGTGGCCATGTTTgaggtgggggctgggggagCCAAGGGAAGTTGTACTGCCGCCCAGACGCATCCTTAGGGTCCCTCAGAAAGCCATCTGGACTCAGGGAAACAGGCACCCGAGAGCAGAAGAGGACGGCAGCAAACAAGTGTCTGTGCAGAAAAGTCAGAGGGGAGAGCCTGCTGTTTCAGTTTCACAGAGAG TGAaagaagctggaagagattttacatatttaataatagtgCTTATTGGAATCAGTGTCACAG GTGGCTTATTCTATgttattttcaaagaacttttctCTGCATCCAGTCCCAATAAGATTTTTGGAAGAGCCTTAGAAAAATGCAGATGTCATCCAGAG gtaATCAGTGTTTTTGGTCACAACATTAAGGGTTATGGGGAATCAACAAGGAGAGGTAGAAGACAGCATGTCAG TTATGTTGAATATGTAAAAGATGGGTTAAGTTATATGCGTCTGAAATTCTACATTGAAGGCTCAGTACCAGGGAAGCATGGAACTGTGCATCTTGAAATGAAAGAG AACCCAGAAAGTGGCCAATATGAATTTCGCTACATATTTGTGGATGTTGATGTCTTTCCTAAAAGAACCATTATTATAGAAGATAATCGATCCTGA